From a region of the Mercurialis annua linkage group LG1-X, ddMerAnnu1.2, whole genome shotgun sequence genome:
- the LOC126665145 gene encoding uncharacterized protein LOC126665145 isoform X2, giving the protein MVINFFLCKADYVDSRPTFNLLESSTQGTPSTFDSVEIMGLTKAVDLAEIEAGLVSNVDAVDSFFEKKVDEGINVMQKGENDIKDSGKVDLVDSHPTLNTFEASTQETSSTFDSVEIRVIDKAERDAINKAQIDAVDKAERDTGLLGKVICLLLLF; this is encoded by the exons atggttattaatttttttttatgtaaggcTGATTATGTTGATAGTCGTCCTACTTTCAATCTTCTAGAATCAAGTACTCAAGGGACTCCTAGTACATTTGATTCAGTTGAAATAATGGGTCTTACCAAAGCTGTTGATCTTGCTGAAATAGAAGCCGGTCTTGTTTctaat gtTGATGCTGTTGAttctttttttgaaaagaaagtTGATGAGGGGATTAATGTGATGCAAAAGGGTGAAAATGATATCAAAGATAGCGGAAAG gTTGATTTAGTTGATAGTCATCCTACTCTCAATACTTTTGAAGCAAGTACACAAGAGACTTCTAGTACATTTGACTCAGTTGAAATACGTGTTATCGATAAAGCTGAAAGAGACGCTATCAATAAAGCTCAAATAGACGCTGTTGATAAAGCTGAAAGAGACACTGGTCTTCTTGGCAAggtaatttgtttattacttttattCTGA
- the LOC126665145 gene encoding uncharacterized protein LOC126665145 isoform X1 has protein sequence MTDDKSERDDRAGDIKKDDERRDGSNYGNAVDERFNYAYKDREDGESSEKKVDEGNDVSKENEKVRQRSKKVDAVDSFFEKKVDEGINVMQKGENDIKDSGKVDLVDSHPTLNTFEASTQETSSTFDSVEIRVIDKAERDAINKAQIDAVDKAERDTGLLGKVICLLLLF, from the exons ATGACAGATGATAAAAGTGAAAGAGATGACAGAGCAGGTGATATAAAAAAGGATGATGAGAGAAGGGATGGCTCAAACTATGGGAATGCAGTTGACGAGAGGTTCAATTATGCGTACAAAGATCGTGAGGATGGTGAAAGTTCTGAAAAGAAAGTTGATGAGGGTAATGATGTATCAAAAGAGAATGAAAAAGTTAGACAACGTAGCAAAAAG gtTGATGCTGTTGAttctttttttgaaaagaaagtTGATGAGGGGATTAATGTGATGCAAAAGGGTGAAAATGATATCAAAGATAGCGGAAAG gTTGATTTAGTTGATAGTCATCCTACTCTCAATACTTTTGAAGCAAGTACACAAGAGACTTCTAGTACATTTGACTCAGTTGAAATACGTGTTATCGATAAAGCTGAAAGAGACGCTATCAATAAAGCTCAAATAGACGCTGTTGATAAAGCTGAAAGAGACACTGGTCTTCTTGGCAAggtaatttgtttattacttttattCTGA
- the LOC126670366 gene encoding uncharacterized protein LOC126670366: protein MNHDDMCLPNNFAKATLQGLVYYNGVWDKDLNYSNYKVKGIIIKEDINFQKLKEMIAGILKWQSPEPESFNSATMIEGQSENMISSETTMDIVKYAEILGERNSKEEEKAERTPEDISMVTEPSIKDIYVGQIFKDKKIMITSFCFYTIANHFQYKVSKSCPKEYIVNCLDDNCKWTVRASRDGKTSMFVVRRVNNIHTCPPEIRMEDKRQPTSSIIGEYIKIKFLDVKTIYSPSDIIADIQKDFGVILSYNRAWRSKGKALDQIRGNPCDLYSILLKFQHMLLQTNPGSVVDIQTTDGKFEYVFMALDASIKGWKYCRPVIVVDATFLKSTYRGMLLTASTQDGNGKIFPLAFAVVDSENHASWEYVFAKLLETFGRRAGLCIVSDRHDSISEAVKNIFLEASHGICAYHLLNNVKLKFGKKTNAKALRECFYGAAKSYSVQSFDYFMGQLDAINVAIRPYLEKIGVKKWARAHCKDNRFSTMTSNIAESMNAAIKAVRELPVATLLEYLRFLTQKWTYTNRNAAICTMTKLTSKAENDLRDNYAISLRMKASTSVTNVNDVQDGEKTFIVKLREKNCTCGIFQIDEMPCPHTLAILSSLHLDPYQYCSKFFTKENLLAMYDGVVYPMPSQNNWDIPTKIERIEILPPIGKIPAGRPKKRRINGPLDTINPSKCGRCDQRGHNRKTCRNLPK, encoded by the exons ATGAATCACGACGACATGTGTTTACCAAACAATTTCG CAAAAGCAACACTTCAAGGTCTTGTATACTACAATGGAGTATGGGATAAAGATTTAAATTACTCCAACTATAAGGTGAAAGGAATAATAATAAAGGAAgacataaactttcaaaaacTGAAGGAAATGATAGCTGGAATACTGAAG TGGCAATCACCGGAACCTGAAAGCTTCAATTCTGCCACAATGATTGAAGGACAGTCAGAAAATATGATCTCCAGTGAAACAACAATGGATATTGTCAAATATGCTGAAATTTTGGGAGAACGGAATagcaaagaagaagaaaaagctgAGAGAACACCAGAAGACATCTCAATGGTCACTGAACCTAGTATAAAGGATATATATGTCGGGCAGATCTTTAAGGATAAAAAGATCATGATAACTAGTTTTTGTTTTTACACAATTGCTAACCACTTTCAATATAAAGTGAGTAAATCATGCCCGAAGGAATATATAGTCAATTGCTTAGACGACAATTGCAAGTGGACTGTAAGAGCCTCAAGAGATGGAAAGACAAGTATGTTTGTTGTTAGAAGAGTGAATAACATCCACACCTGTCCACCAGAAATTAGAATGGAAGACAAACGGCAACCTACATCATCAATAATTGgggaatatataaaaataaagtttttggatgttaaaacaatttattccCCATCCGACATAATTGCAGACATACAAAAAGATTTTGGGGTGATTTTGAGTTACAATAGGGCATGGAGATCAAAAGGAAAGGCGCTAGATCAGATTAGAGGTAATCCATGTGACTTATATtctattttgcttaaatttcaaCACATGCTTTTACAAACTAATCCGGGGTCAGTAGTAGATATACAGACAACCGATGGAAAATTTGAATATGTTTTTATGGCTCTCGATGCATCCATAAAAGGTTGGAAGTACTGTAGACCAGTGATTGTAGTCGATGCGACATTTTTAAAATCAACCTATCGTGGAATGCTATTGACAGCATCCACCCAAGATGGGAATGGTAAGATTTTTCCACTAGCATTTGCTGTTGTTGATTCTGAAAATCATGCTTCTTGGGAATACGTTTTTGCAAAATTACTGGAAACTTTTGGTCGGAGGGCTGGATTGTGTATAGTATCAGATAGGCACGATAGCATATCTGAGGCAGTCAAAAACATTTTTCTAGAAGCAAGTCATGGAATTTGTGCATACCATTTACTAAACAATGTTAAACTAAAGTTCGGAaagaaaacaaatgcaaaagcgTTGAGAGAGTGTTTCTATGGAGCTGCAAAGTCTTACTCAGTTCAGTCTTTTGACTATTTCATGGGACAACTAGATGCTATAAATGTTGCAATTCGACCCTATCTGGAAAAAATTGGGGTCAAAAAATGGGCAAGAGCACATTGCAAAGACAATAGGTTCTCAACAATGACTTCAAATATAGCCGAATCTATGAATGCAGCTATCAAAGCAGTTAGGGAGTTACCAGTAGCGACACTTCTTGAATATTTGAGATTCTTGACGCAAAAATGGACTTACACGAATAGAAATGCCGCAATCTGTACAATGACTAAGTTGACAAGCAAAGCAGAAAATGATCTCAGAGATAACTATGCAATTTCTTTGAGAATGAAG GCTTCAACATCGGTTACTAATGTAAATGATGTGCAAGATGGTGAAAAGACATTTATAGTGAAACTGAGAGAAAAGAACTGTACATGTGGCATATTTCAAATTGATGAGATGCCATGTCCACATACACTTGCAATATTATCCTCACTACACCTAGATCCTTATCAATACTGCTCTAAATTCTTCACCAAAGAGAATCTGCTTGCAATGTATGATGGAGTTGTGTATCCAATGCCAAGTCAAAACAATTGGGATATACCTACTAAAATTGAGAGGATTGAAATACTTCCACCAATAGGAAAGATACCAGCTGGAAGACctaaaaaaagaagaataaatggACCATTGGACACAATTAATCCAAGTAAGTGTGGAAGATGTGATCAAAGAGGACATAACCGAAAGACATGTCGAAATCTACCAAAGTAG